From a region of the Roseivirga sp. 4D4 genome:
- a CDS encoding response regulator transcription factor: MSNILIVEDEPAMRLGLKDNLEFESYTVEVAIDGQEGLEKAQNGNFDLIILDVMMPKMSGFDVCKAIRKKGIMTPIIFLTAKSEEIDKVLGLELGADDYLTKPFSLRELIARVKAILRRIKTPENSAVEGPVVIGKLTIDFSLFTAQNSDGDVRMSHKEYEILQYLMEHKNEVVSRYDLLNKVWGYESQPTTRTVDNFMLRLRQRIEENPNEPKYILTVHGVGYKFISN, translated from the coding sequence ATGTCTAACATACTGATCGTGGAAGATGAGCCGGCCATGCGCCTTGGCTTAAAAGATAATCTCGAATTTGAATCCTATACTGTCGAGGTGGCTATTGATGGTCAAGAGGGACTGGAAAAGGCTCAGAACGGAAATTTTGATCTGATCATATTGGACGTTATGATGCCGAAAATGTCAGGTTTTGATGTATGTAAGGCCATCAGAAAAAAGGGAATCATGACTCCGATTATATTCCTGACAGCGAAGAGCGAAGAGATTGACAAGGTATTGGGCCTTGAGCTCGGGGCTGATGACTATTTGACAAAACCCTTCAGTTTGAGAGAACTGATTGCCAGGGTAAAGGCCATTCTAAGAAGAATTAAAACTCCAGAGAATAGTGCTGTAGAGGGCCCTGTCGTAATCGGTAAGTTGACCATTGACTTCTCCTTATTTACTGCTCAAAATAGTGATGGTGATGTGCGAATGTCTCATAAGGAGTATGAGATTTTGCAATACCTGATGGAACACAAAAATGAAGTGGTCAGTCGTTATGATCTATTGAATAAGGTTTGGGGTTATGAAAGTCAGCCTACGACAAGGACAGTTGACAATTTCATGCTTAGACTAAGGCAAAGAATTGAAGAAAATCCAAATGAACCTAAATATATATTAACCGTACATGGAGTAGGATACAAGTTTATAAGTAATTGA
- a CDS encoding alpha/beta hydrolase, giving the protein MEHRISFEFNGRYEMLGEPSEQTEQLWFVCHGHGQLAKYFIKKFETLNDGKHVIVAPEGLFRYYLQGFTGRVGATWMTKEDRTFDIQNYLTFLSAVMQEVKQKLNPQVKVTLFGFSQGAATISRFATQTDVTFDQLVLWAGIFPPDLPPLESQRRLSDKTCFLVYGLKDQYLTEPRIKEQESIAAQIKVTPEVLTFEGEHELNDQVIQQISQKT; this is encoded by the coding sequence ATGGAACATAGAATTTCATTCGAATTCAATGGACGGTATGAAATGCTTGGAGAACCAAGTGAACAAACTGAGCAATTATGGTTTGTCTGTCATGGTCATGGCCAACTCGCAAAGTATTTTATCAAGAAATTCGAGACGCTGAATGACGGCAAACATGTTATTGTCGCGCCAGAGGGTTTGTTCCGATATTACTTACAAGGCTTTACCGGAAGAGTCGGGGCCACCTGGATGACCAAAGAAGACAGAACTTTCGACATTCAAAACTACCTCACCTTCCTAAGTGCGGTTATGCAAGAAGTTAAGCAGAAGCTAAATCCGCAGGTCAAAGTGACGCTATTTGGCTTCTCTCAAGGTGCTGCAACGATTTCTCGTTTTGCCACACAAACGGACGTTACTTTTGATCAATTGGTATTGTGGGCGGGAATCTTCCCTCCTGACCTTCCACCTTTAGAGAGTCAGAGAAGATTATCGGATAAAACCTGCTTTTTGGTCTATGGATTAAAGGATCAATACCTGACGGAGCCTAGAATAAAAGAACAGGAATCTATTGCGGCTCAAATAAAAGTGACCCCCGAAGTATTAACCTTCGAGGGTGAGCATGAATTGAATGATCAAGTCATTCAGCAAATCAGCCAGAAGACTTAG
- a CDS encoding saccharopine dehydrogenase family protein translates to MDHILVLGAGRSATSLITYLLKEASAKNWKVTVADYALQLAEEKVEGAANGKAVAFNINQEDERDALISSSDVVISMLPASFHPIVAETCLKFGKHLLTASYVSDDMTSLNEQAKAKGLLFLNECGLDPGIDHMSAKKVIDHIREEKGLELRAFESFTGGLLAPDVTDDNPWQYAFTWNPRNVVLAGQGTVKFIQEGRYKYIPYSRLFRRIEMIHIPGHGYFEGYANRDSLKYLDVYGLHGIQTLYRGTLRRPGFCRAWDIFVQLGATDDTYQMEGVSDMTHRQFVNSFLSYNPNDSIELKLAHYLKLDVDGTEMHKLRWLGMFDEEPVGLMKGTPAQVLEHILKKKWTIGPEKKDQIVMWHLFDYKEGGQTKRIRSAMVATGENAYDTAMSKTVGLPLGIATKLLMEGKIEARGVQIPITPEFYNPILDELETLGFEFVEEEVVLD, encoded by the coding sequence ATGGATCACATTCTGGTTTTAGGAGCAGGTCGCTCTGCCACTTCACTCATTACCTATTTACTCAAAGAAGCAAGCGCGAAAAACTGGAAGGTCACGGTAGCCGATTATGCCCTTCAATTGGCGGAAGAGAAGGTGGAGGGGGCTGCCAATGGGAAAGCGGTGGCTTTTAATATTAATCAAGAAGATGAACGAGATGCCTTGATCAGCTCGAGTGATGTAGTTATCTCTATGCTACCAGCTTCTTTTCATCCGATTGTGGCCGAGACCTGCCTGAAATTTGGAAAGCACCTATTGACAGCTTCATATGTCTCTGATGATATGACCAGCCTGAATGAACAGGCCAAAGCCAAAGGGTTACTTTTCTTAAACGAGTGCGGCCTTGATCCAGGGATCGATCATATGTCTGCAAAAAAGGTGATCGATCATATTCGTGAAGAGAAAGGTTTAGAGTTAAGGGCTTTTGAGTCTTTTACTGGCGGATTGCTAGCACCGGATGTTACTGATGATAACCCTTGGCAATATGCCTTTACCTGGAACCCAAGAAACGTAGTACTGGCTGGCCAGGGAACAGTTAAGTTTATTCAGGAAGGCAGGTATAAGTACATTCCATATTCCAGACTTTTCAGACGAATAGAAATGATCCACATTCCGGGTCATGGATATTTTGAAGGCTATGCCAACAGGGATTCATTGAAGTATTTGGATGTTTATGGACTTCATGGAATTCAAACGCTTTATAGGGGAACACTTCGAAGACCGGGTTTTTGTAGGGCCTGGGATATTTTCGTGCAACTCGGTGCCACGGACGACACCTATCAGATGGAAGGTGTGTCAGACATGACCCATAGGCAGTTTGTCAATTCGTTTCTATCCTACAACCCGAATGATTCGATAGAATTGAAATTAGCGCACTATTTAAAGCTGGACGTTGACGGAACAGAAATGCATAAGCTGAGGTGGTTGGGTATGTTTGATGAAGAACCTGTTGGTTTGATGAAGGGTACTCCAGCTCAGGTACTAGAGCATATTCTAAAAAAGAAATGGACCATTGGTCCTGAGAAGAAAGACCAAATTGTGATGTGGCACCTCTTCGATTACAAGGAGGGAGGGCAAACAAAAAGAATCCGCTCTGCTATGGTTGCTACTGGCGAGAACGCTTATGATACAGCCATGTCAAAGACGGTTGGTTTGCCACTGGGCATTGCGACTAAACTCCTGATGGAGGGAAAGATAGAGGCGAGAGGTGTTCAAATTCCGATTACCCCAGAGTTTTACAATCCAATTTTAGACGAATTAGAGACCCTTGGTTTTGAGTTTGTCGAGGAGGAAGTAGTGCTGGACTGA
- a CDS encoding beta galactosidase jelly roll domain-containing protein: MFKRLMIGMLLLVTAATQAQDLDRLLNLRGYWKFSIGDHKEWAGVEYDDSDWEEIYVPRRWEREGFNGYDGYAWYRTTFSGDELEKEGAHYLRLGYIDDVDEVFFNGVKIGFSGGFPPDYYTAWNAKREYRIPNELLNYDGENLIAVRIFDKGGEGGIYSGEVGLLVADAAYNEMYSLEGLWKISRRDRDEFADVDYDDSRWEDIVVPSNWKTIGMRNYKGFAWYRKEFEMPSGGKETEFTLIGGYIDDFDEIFVNGVKIGETNDGRRIGRSRSFSELRIYDIPEGVLKPGKNTVAVRVEDIGDNGGIYRGPVTIIPSRIVTKFTREFRFWR, translated from the coding sequence ATGTTTAAAAGATTAATGATAGGAATGCTGCTGTTGGTCACTGCAGCGACTCAGGCACAAGACCTCGATCGTCTTCTTAACCTAAGAGGGTATTGGAAGTTTTCCATTGGAGACCATAAAGAATGGGCGGGTGTGGAATATGACGATTCTGATTGGGAAGAGATTTACGTGCCAAGACGATGGGAGAGAGAGGGCTTTAACGGCTATGACGGTTATGCGTGGTATCGTACCACTTTCAGTGGAGACGAACTTGAAAAGGAAGGCGCCCACTATCTACGCCTGGGGTACATCGATGATGTAGATGAAGTTTTCTTCAATGGGGTTAAAATAGGTTTTTCAGGAGGGTTTCCGCCCGATTATTACACTGCTTGGAATGCAAAACGTGAATACCGAATTCCCAATGAATTACTCAATTACGATGGTGAGAATCTTATCGCTGTAAGAATCTTTGATAAGGGTGGAGAAGGAGGAATCTATAGTGGGGAGGTAGGACTGCTCGTAGCAGATGCCGCTTACAATGAAATGTACTCGCTAGAAGGCCTTTGGAAAATATCCAGACGTGATCGTGATGAATTTGCCGATGTTGATTATGACGACTCTCGATGGGAAGATATCGTAGTGCCATCAAATTGGAAGACGATCGGCATGCGTAATTACAAAGGCTTTGCCTGGTATAGAAAGGAGTTCGAAATGCCTTCTGGTGGTAAAGAGACCGAATTCACGCTAATAGGGGGATACATTGATGACTTTGATGAAATCTTCGTTAATGGCGTAAAAATCGGTGAGACCAATGATGGCAGGAGAATAGGTCGATCTAGAAGTTTTAGTGAATTAAGGATATACGATATACCGGAAGGTGTACTAAAACCCGGCAAGAATACCGTAGCGGTTAGGGTAGAAGATATCGGAGATAATGGAGGTATCTACAGAGGGCCAGTTACAATTATCCCTTCAAGAATTGTCACGAAGTTTACGCGTGAATTTAGGTTCTGGCGCTAA
- a CDS encoding cytidine deaminase, with amino-acid sequence MAKELKQEVSLLIYQESELDNTTLDLVNKAREIGKQARAPYSGFQVGAAILLSDGSIVLGNNQENAAYPSGLCAERVAFFAAKANKPEASIVKVAIAALSMNSSELNIPAPCGSCRQVMSEYENDQDKPIEVYLTGGTGDILKSNSIDNLLPFKFSSDQLGN; translated from the coding sequence ATGGCAAAAGAACTTAAGCAAGAAGTCTCACTTCTCATCTATCAAGAATCTGAGTTAGACAATACGACACTCGACTTGGTTAATAAGGCAAGGGAAATCGGGAAGCAAGCAAGAGCTCCCTACTCTGGTTTTCAAGTTGGGGCAGCAATATTACTCTCCGATGGATCGATCGTCTTAGGCAACAATCAAGAAAATGCAGCATACCCTTCAGGACTCTGTGCCGAACGCGTTGCCTTCTTCGCTGCTAAGGCCAACAAGCCAGAAGCAAGTATAGTGAAAGTGGCCATTGCCGCATTGAGCATGAACTCGAGTGAACTCAATATCCCCGCACCATGTGGAAGTTGCCGACAGGTGATGAGCGAATATGAAAATGATCAAGACAAACCGATCGAAGTCTATTTAACAGGTGGTACTGGCGATATTCTCAAGTCAAATTCTATTGACAACCTCTTGCCCTTTAAGTTCTCTTCTGACCAACTGGGAAATTAA
- a CDS encoding SGNH/GDSL hydrolase family protein, whose translation MKKVFLYTFLLLIAVSCSSDDSTENPIITYKIMAMGDSRVDGSSSLQGHRSYRYDFWKNLVDNGWSFNLIGPETDLISYPSHQNLVFDPDHAGFGGWRSSTLLDNFTSIIDPLNIPDIVLLGIGGNDLTGGVTPDQVAENINLIIDFLQALNSEIIIVVEQIAPAKSDAMSSRDWEILGELNSNISVLANAQATGLSTVVAVDMASGWSDSYLLDRVHYTAEGAKVVADRYYSALASVLNQ comes from the coding sequence ATGAAAAAAGTCTTTCTATACACTTTTCTACTTTTAATTGCTGTTTCATGTAGTAGTGATGATAGTACAGAGAACCCTATCATTACCTATAAGATTATGGCTATGGGTGATTCTAGGGTGGATGGATCATCTAGTTTACAGGGCCATCGCAGTTATCGCTACGATTTCTGGAAAAACCTGGTGGACAATGGTTGGAGTTTCAACCTGATCGGCCCGGAAACTGATCTAATCAGTTATCCTTCTCACCAAAACCTTGTTTTTGATCCAGACCATGCCGGTTTTGGTGGTTGGAGGTCCAGCACACTTCTGGATAATTTCACCAGTATCATCGACCCTTTAAATATTCCTGATATCGTTTTACTGGGAATTGGTGGAAATGACCTAACCGGAGGGGTCACCCCCGATCAGGTTGCTGAAAATATTAATCTCATCATTGACTTCTTACAGGCACTCAACTCAGAGATAATCATAGTAGTAGAGCAAATAGCTCCAGCAAAGTCCGATGCCATGTCAAGCCGTGACTGGGAAATATTGGGAGAGCTCAATAGCAACATATCTGTGCTGGCCAATGCCCAGGCTACAGGTCTATCAACCGTAGTAGCTGTTGATATGGCTAGTGGGTGGTCAGATTCCTATCTACTCGACAGGGTGCACTATACGGCAGAAGGGGCAAAAGTGGTGGCAGACCGGTATTACAGTGCGCTGGCTTCAGTGCTGAACCAATAA